One part of the Janthinobacterium sp. 17J80-10 genome encodes these proteins:
- a CDS encoding GntR family transcriptional regulator: MNSVLSNLSNGGAPGTGAGSTVSATSPTFSPLYQQIKALITQSLQSGEWKPGELIPSEVELASRFKVSQGTVRKAIDELAAENLVVRRQGKGTFVATHHEVRAQFRFLRLMPDVGEPHSAENRVIEVKRLRAPAEVARLLEVKTGDPMIFIKRVQSFDGVPTILEELWLPGVLFKGLTAERLVEYKGPMYGLFETEFGTRMIRASEQLRAVCADEHAAQVLDVAPGKPLLSVERVSFTYGDKPVEVRRCLYLTDTHHYQNELS, encoded by the coding sequence ATGAATTCAGTCCTTTCCAACTTGAGCAATGGCGGTGCGCCTGGCACAGGGGCGGGATCGACTGTTTCCGCTACTTCCCCCACCTTCAGTCCGCTCTATCAGCAAATCAAGGCGCTGATCACGCAAAGCCTGCAATCCGGCGAATGGAAGCCGGGCGAGCTCATTCCCAGCGAGGTCGAACTGGCCAGCCGCTTCAAGGTGAGCCAGGGTACGGTACGCAAGGCAATCGACGAACTGGCGGCGGAAAACCTGGTGGTGCGCCGCCAGGGCAAGGGTACCTTCGTCGCCACCCATCACGAGGTGCGCGCGCAATTCCGCTTTTTGCGCCTGATGCCTGATGTGGGTGAGCCGCATAGCGCCGAAAATCGTGTCATCGAAGTCAAGCGCCTGCGCGCGCCGGCCGAAGTCGCGCGCCTGCTGGAGGTTAAGACCGGCGATCCAATGATTTTTATCAAGCGCGTCCAGTCATTTGACGGTGTGCCAACCATCCTGGAAGAGTTATGGTTGCCGGGCGTGCTGTTCAAGGGCTTGACCGCGGAGCGCCTGGTTGAATACAAGGGGCCGATGTACGGCCTGTTTGAAACGGAATTTGGCACGCGCATGATCCGCGCCAGCGAGCAATTGCGCGCCGTGTGTGCCGACGAACATGCAGCCCAGGTGCTGGATGTCGCGCCGGGCAAGCCTTTGCTGAGCGTGGAGCGGGTCTCGTTTACCTATGGCGACAAGCCGGTGGAAGTGCGGCGCTGCCTTTATCTGACCGATACGCACCACTATCAAAACGAGTTGAGCTAA
- the sdhA gene encoding succinate dehydrogenase flavoprotein subunit, which produces MAATKSTIPTRRFDAVIIGAGGSGMRASLQLAEAGLNVAVLSKVFPTRSHTVAAQGGIGASLGNMAEDSWFWHMFDTVKGGDYLGDQDAIEFMCREAPKVVYELEHFGMPFDRNADGTIYQRPFGGHTANFGEKPVQRACAAADRTGHALLHTLYQRNVRAKTHFFVEWMAIDVIRDVDGDIVGVVALELETGDVMILEAKTTIFATGGAGRIFAASTNAFINTGDGMGMAARAGLPLEDMEFWQFHPTGVAGAGVLITEGVRGEGGILLNANGERFMERYAPTLKDLAPRDFVSRSMDQEIKEGRGCGPNKDHVLLDLRHIGADTIQKRLPSILEIGHKFANVDATKEPIPVVPTIHYQMGGIPTNIYGQVVAPKNGSSEIVNGMYAIGECACVSVHGANRLGTNSLLDLVVFGRAAGNHVVASNLKAKSHKPLPADAADFALSRLNRLETSTGGERVQDVANDIRSTMQKYCGVFRTDDLLQAGVVEIMKLDERRKHVSFKDKSKVFNTARMEALELDNLIETAKATIVSAAARKESRGAHAHRDYEKRDDENWMKHTLWYSEGNRLDYKPVVTKPLTVETFKPKARTF; this is translated from the coding sequence GTGGCAGCAACTAAATCCACCATTCCAACCCGCCGTTTCGACGCCGTCATCATCGGCGCAGGCGGTTCCGGCATGCGCGCTTCGCTGCAGCTGGCCGAAGCCGGCCTGAACGTCGCCGTGCTTTCCAAGGTGTTCCCGACCCGCTCGCACACGGTTGCCGCTCAAGGCGGTATCGGCGCTTCGCTGGGCAATATGGCCGAGGACAGCTGGTTCTGGCACATGTTCGACACCGTCAAGGGCGGCGACTACCTGGGCGACCAGGATGCGATCGAATTCATGTGCCGCGAGGCGCCGAAGGTCGTGTACGAACTCGAACACTTCGGCATGCCGTTCGACCGCAATGCCGACGGCACCATTTACCAGCGTCCGTTCGGCGGCCACACCGCCAACTTCGGCGAGAAGCCTGTCCAGCGCGCCTGCGCCGCTGCCGACCGTACCGGCCATGCGCTGCTGCACACGCTGTACCAGCGTAACGTGCGCGCCAAGACCCACTTCTTCGTCGAATGGATGGCCATCGATGTGATCCGCGACGTCGACGGCGATATCGTCGGCGTGGTGGCGCTGGAGCTGGAAACCGGCGACGTCATGATTCTCGAAGCCAAGACCACGATCTTTGCGACCGGCGGCGCCGGCCGTATCTTCGCTGCATCCACCAATGCCTTCATCAACACCGGTGACGGCATGGGCATGGCGGCGCGCGCCGGCCTGCCGCTGGAAGACATGGAGTTCTGGCAGTTCCACCCCACCGGCGTGGCCGGCGCGGGCGTGCTGATTACCGAAGGCGTGCGCGGCGAGGGCGGCATCCTGCTCAACGCCAATGGCGAACGCTTCATGGAGCGTTATGCGCCGACCCTGAAAGACCTGGCGCCGCGTGACTTCGTGTCGCGCTCGATGGACCAGGAAATCAAGGAAGGCCGCGGCTGCGGTCCGAACAAGGACCACGTGCTGCTGGATCTGCGCCATATCGGCGCCGACACCATCCAGAAGCGCCTGCCGTCGATCCTGGAAATCGGCCACAAGTTCGCCAACGTCGACGCCACCAAGGAACCGATTCCTGTCGTGCCGACCATTCACTATCAGATGGGCGGTATCCCGACCAATATCTATGGTCAGGTGGTTGCGCCCAAGAACGGCTCCAGCGAAATCGTCAACGGCATGTACGCCATCGGCGAATGCGCCTGCGTCTCGGTGCATGGCGCGAACCGCCTGGGCACCAACTCGCTGCTCGACCTGGTGGTGTTCGGCCGTGCTGCCGGCAACCACGTTGTTGCAAGCAACCTCAAGGCCAAGAGCCACAAGCCGCTGCCGGCCGACGCTGCCGACTTCGCGCTGTCGCGCCTGAACCGCCTGGAAACCAGCACCGGCGGCGAGCGCGTGCAGGATGTCGCCAACGATATCCGCTCGACCATGCAAAAGTACTGCGGCGTGTTCCGCACCGACGATCTGCTGCAGGCCGGCGTGGTGGAAATCATGAAGCTCGACGAGCGTCGCAAGCACGTGTCGTTCAAGGACAAGTCGAAGGTGTTCAACACCGCGCGCATGGAAGCCCTGGAACTCGACAACCTGATCGAGACCGCCAAGGCCACCATCGTGTCGGCTGCGGCCCGCAAGGAGTCGCGCGGCGCCCACGCCCATCGCGACTATGAAAAGCGCGACGACGAGAACTGGATGAAGCATACCCTGTGGTACTCGGAAGGCAACCGCCTGGATTACAAGCCGGTCGTCACCAAGCCGCTGACGGTGGAAACCTTCAAGCCCAAGGCTCGCACGTTCTAA
- the odhB gene encoding 2-oxoglutarate dehydrogenase complex dihydrolipoyllysine-residue succinyltransferase, whose product MAIIEVKVPQLSESVAEATLLQWHKKVGEAVARDENLIDIETDKVVLELPAPEAGVITQIIQGDGSTVVAGQLIATIDTEATASAGAPAAAAPAPAAAPAAAAAAPSAAGIAMPAAAKILADNNMTTAQVAGTGKDGRVTKGDVLGALAKPAAPAAPAAAAKPALQQVAAPVSLDLGDRPEERVPMSRLRARVAERLLQSQATNAILTTFNEVNMQPVMDLRNKYKDKFEKEHGVKLGFMSFFVKAAVAALKKYPILNASVDGNDIVYHGYFDIGVAVGSPRGLVVPVLRNVDQMSIAEIEKKIGEFGVKAKDGKLTLDDLSGGTFSISNGGVFGSMLSTPIINPPQSAILGIHATKERAVVENGQIVIRPMNYFAMSYDHRIIDGREAVLGLVAMKEAMEDPARLLLDL is encoded by the coding sequence ATGGCTATCATTGAAGTGAAAGTTCCGCAGCTGTCGGAATCCGTTGCTGAAGCAACCCTGCTGCAGTGGCACAAAAAAGTCGGCGAGGCAGTTGCCCGCGACGAAAACCTGATCGATATCGAAACCGACAAGGTCGTGCTGGAATTGCCGGCGCCGGAAGCCGGTGTCATTACCCAGATCATCCAGGGTGACGGTTCGACCGTCGTTGCTGGTCAACTGATCGCCACCATCGACACCGAAGCCACCGCCTCGGCGGGCGCGCCTGCAGCTGCTGCTCCTGCTCCTGCTGCCGCACCGGCCGCTGCTGCCGCCGCGCCGTCCGCCGCCGGCATCGCCATGCCGGCCGCTGCCAAGATCCTGGCCGATAACAACATGACGACCGCCCAGGTTGCCGGTACCGGCAAGGACGGCCGCGTCACCAAGGGTGACGTCCTCGGCGCCCTTGCCAAGCCTGCCGCACCGGCTGCGCCTGCCGCTGCCGCCAAGCCGGCCCTGCAGCAAGTTGCCGCACCGGTCAGCCTGGACCTGGGCGACCGTCCGGAAGAGCGCGTGCCGATGAGCCGCCTGCGTGCCCGCGTGGCCGAGCGCCTGCTGCAATCGCAAGCCACCAACGCGATCCTGACGACCTTCAACGAAGTCAACATGCAGCCGGTCATGGACCTGCGCAACAAGTACAAGGACAAGTTCGAGAAGGAACACGGCGTCAAGCTGGGCTTCATGTCCTTCTTCGTCAAGGCGGCCGTCGCCGCACTGAAAAAATATCCGATCCTGAACGCTTCGGTCGATGGCAATGACATCGTCTACCACGGCTACTTCGATATCGGCGTCGCCGTCGGTTCGCCGCGCGGCCTGGTCGTGCCGGTGCTGCGCAATGTCGATCAGATGTCGATCGCCGAGATCGAAAAGAAAATCGGCGAATTCGGCGTCAAGGCCAAGGATGGCAAGCTGACCCTGGATGACCTGTCCGGCGGCACATTCTCGATTTCCAACGGCGGCGTGTTCGGCTCGATGCTGTCGACCCCGATCATCAACCCGCCGCAATCGGCAATCCTCGGCATTCATGCCACCAAGGAGCGCGCCGTGGTCGAGAACGGCCAGATCGTGATCCGTCCGATGAACTACTTTGCGATGTCGTATGACCATCGCATCATCGACGGCCGCGAAGCTGTGCTGGGCCTGGTGGCGATGAAGGAAGCCATGGAAGATCCGGCGCGCCTGCTGCTGGACCTGTAA
- a CDS encoding succinate dehydrogenase iron-sulfur subunit — translation MARTLKFQIYRYDPDKDSKPYMQDLTVELKDTDKMLLDALQRIKSDVDDSLALRRSCREGVCGSDAMNINGKNGLACTTNLNELTEPIVLRPLPGLPVIRDLIVDMTQFFKQYHSIKPYLINETIPPEKERLQSPAEREELDGLYECILCACCSTSCPSFWWNPDKFVGPAGLLQAYRFIADSRDEATGARLDNLEDPYRLFRCHSIMNCVDVCPKGLNPTKAIGKIKELMVRRAA, via the coding sequence ATGGCACGTACTCTGAAATTTCAAATCTATCGCTACGATCCGGACAAGGATAGCAAGCCTTACATGCAAGACCTGACGGTTGAGCTGAAGGATACCGACAAGATGCTGCTGGACGCGCTGCAGCGCATCAAGTCTGACGTCGACGATTCGCTGGCCCTGCGCCGGTCCTGCCGTGAAGGCGTTTGCGGCTCCGACGCCATGAACATCAATGGCAAGAACGGCCTGGCCTGCACCACCAACCTGAACGAACTGACCGAGCCGATCGTGCTGCGTCCGCTGCCGGGCCTGCCGGTCATCCGCGACCTCATCGTCGACATGACCCAGTTCTTCAAGCAGTACCACTCGATCAAGCCGTACCTGATCAACGAAACCATTCCGCCCGAGAAGGAGCGCCTGCAGTCGCCTGCCGAGCGCGAAGAGCTCGACGGCCTGTACGAGTGCATCCTGTGCGCCTGCTGTTCGACTTCCTGCCCGTCGTTCTGGTGGAACCCGGACAAGTTCGTCGGCCCGGCCGGCCTCTTGCAAGCCTACCGCTTCATCGCCGACAGCCGCGACGAAGCGACCGGCGCGCGCCTGGATAACCTGGAAGATCCGTATCGTCTGTTCCGCTGCCACTCGATCATGAATTGCGTCGACGTCTGCCCGAAGGGCCTGAACCCGACCAAGGCGATTGGCAAGATCAAGGAACTGATGGTTCGCCGCGCTGCTTAA
- the sdhD gene encoding succinate dehydrogenase, hydrophobic membrane anchor protein, with the protein MANNNIGPRRLVVGAHYGLRDWMAQRVTAIIMAVYTVIILVSFLSGTNFSYEGWAGLFAHQWFRLATFVTFLALLYHAWVGMRNIWMDYCTKSVALRLVLQVATIAWLIGCAGWAAQIIWRA; encoded by the coding sequence ATGGCAAACAATAATATCGGACCGCGGCGCCTGGTTGTCGGTGCGCACTATGGCCTGCGCGACTGGATGGCGCAACGCGTGACTGCCATCATCATGGCCGTCTATACCGTCATCATCCTGGTCTCCTTCCTGTCGGGCACCAACTTCAGCTACGAAGGCTGGGCTGGCCTGTTCGCACATCAGTGGTTCCGCCTTGCGACCTTCGTGACCTTCCTGGCGCTGCTGTATCACGCGTGGGTCGGCATGCGCAATATCTGGATGGATTATTGCACCAAGTCGGTCGCATTGCGACTCGTGTTACAAGTTGCCACAATTGCGTGGCTGATTGGTTGTGCCGGTTGGGCGGCGCAGATTATCTGGAGAGCTTAA
- the gltA gene encoding citrate synthase, giving the protein MTNSDIKATLSFSDGSPSLEMPIYKGTVGPDVIDIRKLYGATGKFTYDPGFMSTAACNSSITYIDGDKGELLYRGYPIEQLAVNCDFLETCYLLLNGELPNQAQKDKFVGTVTNHTMVHEQMQFFFRGFRRDAHPMSVLVGTVGALSSFYHDSLDISDAHHREVSAIRLIAKLPTLVAMAYKYSVGQPFVYPRNDLSYSANFMRMMFSNPCEDYKVNDVLVRALDRILILHADHEQNASTSTVRLAGSSGANPFACIAAGIACLWGPAHGGANEAALQMLEDIQQQGGVERIGEFIAKVKDKNSGVKLMGFGHRVYKNYDPRAKLMRETCYEVLNELGLHDDPLFKLAMALEKIALEDEYFVSRKLYPNVDFYSGIVQRALGIPVSLFTGIFAMARTVGWIAQWNEMISDPEQKIGRPRQLFVGSPTREVQPIAKRG; this is encoded by the coding sequence ATGACCAACTCTGATATTAAAGCCACGCTGTCGTTTTCCGACGGATCCCCCTCGCTGGAAATGCCTATCTATAAGGGCACTGTTGGTCCGGATGTTATCGACATTCGCAAGCTGTATGGCGCGACCGGCAAATTCACCTACGATCCGGGCTTCATGTCGACTGCGGCATGTAATTCCTCGATCACCTACATCGATGGCGACAAGGGCGAGTTGCTGTATCGCGGCTATCCGATCGAGCAACTGGCTGTCAACTGCGACTTCCTGGAAACCTGCTACCTGCTGCTGAACGGCGAACTGCCGAACCAGGCGCAGAAAGACAAGTTCGTCGGCACCGTCACCAACCACACGATGGTGCACGAGCAGATGCAATTCTTCTTCCGCGGCTTCCGCCGCGACGCGCACCCGATGTCGGTGCTGGTCGGTACTGTCGGCGCGCTGTCGTCGTTCTACCATGACTCGCTGGATATCTCCGACGCGCATCACCGCGAAGTGTCGGCCATCCGCCTGATCGCCAAGCTGCCGACCCTGGTCGCCATGGCATACAAGTATTCGGTCGGCCAGCCGTTCGTCTATCCGCGTAACGACCTGTCGTACAGCGCCAACTTCATGCGCATGATGTTCTCCAATCCGTGCGAGGACTACAAGGTCAATGACGTGCTGGTGCGCGCCCTGGACCGTATCCTGATCCTGCACGCCGACCACGAACAGAATGCTTCGACCTCGACCGTGCGCCTGGCTGGCTCCTCCGGCGCCAACCCGTTCGCCTGTATCGCTGCCGGTATCGCCTGCCTGTGGGGTCCTGCCCACGGCGGCGCCAACGAAGCTGCGCTGCAGATGCTGGAAGATATCCAGCAGCAGGGCGGTGTCGAGCGCATCGGCGAATTCATCGCCAAGGTCAAGGACAAGAATTCCGGCGTCAAGCTGATGGGCTTCGGTCACCGCGTCTACAAGAACTACGACCCGCGCGCCAAGCTGATGCGTGAAACCTGCTACGAAGTGCTGAACGAACTCGGCCTGCACGACGACCCGTTGTTCAAGCTGGCCATGGCGCTGGAAAAGATCGCCCTGGAAGACGAATACTTCGTTTCCCGCAAGCTGTACCCGAACGTCGACTTCTACTCGGGTATCGTGCAGCGCGCGCTGGGCATCCCGGTCTCGCTGTTCACCGGCATCTTCGCCATGGCCCGTACCGTCGGCTGGATCGCCCAGTGGAACGAAATGATTTCCGACCCTGAGCAAAAGATCGGCCGTCCGCGCCAGTTGTTCGTCGGTTCGCCGACCCGCGAAGTGCAGCCTATCGCCAAGCGCGGCTGA
- a CDS encoding succinate dehydrogenase assembly factor 2: MSDTHQSDPIKRARLRWRARRGLLENDLIITRFLDAHEATLTDEEVDAFSRLMELADNELMELLMSRKEADGEVDLPHVHALLARLRAA, from the coding sequence ATGTCCGACACACATCAATCCGACCCGATCAAACGTGCGCGCCTGCGCTGGCGCGCGCGCCGCGGTCTGCTGGAAAACGACCTGATCATCACGCGTTTTCTGGATGCGCATGAAGCCACCCTGACGGATGAAGAGGTGGACGCGTTTTCGCGGTTGATGGAGCTGGCGGACAATGAATTGATGGAATTGCTCATGTCGCGCAAGGAAGCTGACGGCGAAGTCGATTTGCCTCATGTCCACGCGTTGCTGGCCAGGCTGCGCGCAGCCTGA
- a CDS encoding 2-oxoglutarate dehydrogenase E1 component, which yields MMQQYRSNSYLFGGNAPYIEELYEAYLLNPGSVPDNWRAYFDAMQHVPAVDGSDRSDVAHAPVIASFAERAKQGPIRTVTASADAEMGRKRVGATQLIAAYRFLGTRWANLDPLQRQERPAIQELEPSFYGFTDADMDTVFNVSNTYFGTETASLRDLVNALRDTYCRSIGAEFMYISDPAQKRWLQERLESCRSTPNFSAEKKKSILERLTAAEGLERYLHTKYVGQKRFSVEGGESFIASMDEAIQRAGSKGVQEIVIGMAHRGRLNVLVNTLGKAPKDLFSEFEHTAVEDLPAGDVKYHQGFSSDVTTPGGPVHLSLAFNPSHLEIVNPVVEGSAKARMVRRGDKKGAQVLPILVHGDAAFAGQGVVMETLNLAQTRGYGTGGTLHIVINNQIGFTTSDPRDTRSTTYCSDVVKMIEAPVLHVNGDDPEAVILATQIALDFRMEFQKDVVVDIVCFRKLGHNESDTPALTQPLMYKKIGKHPGTRKVYADKLIAQGTIAADGPDGMVAAYRAAMDAGKHTVDPVITNYKSQFAVDWMPFLNRKWTDAADTAVPVVELQRLASRITTVPEGFKLHPLVEKVLGDRSAMGKGELNLDWGMGEHLAFASLVSSGYAIRLTGQDAGRGTFTHRHAVLHDQNREKWDAGSYIPLQNISDNQARFLVIDSVLSEEAVLGFEYGYSSAEPNTLTIWEAQFGDFVNGAQVVIDQFISSGEVKWGRASGLVMMLPHGYEGQGPEHSSARPERFLQLCADNNMQVVQPSTSAQIFHLLRRQMIRLFRKPLVILTPKSLLRNKDAGSPLSDLAKGSFQTVIGEVDGSIDAKKVKRVIACSGKVYYDLVNSRKERGQNDTAIVRIEQLYPFPHKAFAAELKKFPNMAELVWAQDEPQNQGAWFQIQHNIFENLDEGQKLAYAGRPASASPAVGYYDKHYAQQKALLDQAFSKLKGFVLTK from the coding sequence ATGATGCAGCAGTACCGTTCCAACTCATATTTGTTTGGAGGTAACGCGCCGTACATTGAAGAACTGTACGAGGCGTATCTTCTCAATCCCGGTTCCGTCCCGGATAACTGGCGCGCCTATTTTGATGCGATGCAGCATGTGCCGGCCGTTGATGGCTCGGACCGCTCCGATGTCGCCCATGCGCCTGTCATTGCCTCGTTTGCCGAGCGCGCCAAGCAGGGACCGATCCGTACCGTGACCGCTTCGGCCGATGCCGAAATGGGCCGCAAGCGCGTTGGCGCTACCCAGTTGATTGCCGCCTACCGTTTTCTCGGCACCCGCTGGGCCAACCTCGATCCGCTGCAGCGCCAGGAGCGTCCGGCAATCCAGGAACTGGAGCCCAGCTTTTACGGCTTCACCGACGCCGACATGGACACCGTGTTCAATGTCAGCAATACCTATTTCGGCACTGAAACCGCGTCGCTGCGCGACCTGGTCAATGCCCTGCGCGATACCTACTGCCGTTCGATCGGTGCTGAATTCATGTACATCAGCGATCCGGCACAGAAGCGCTGGCTGCAGGAACGCCTGGAATCGTGCCGCTCCACACCGAATTTCTCCGCGGAAAAGAAAAAGAGCATCCTTGAGCGCCTGACGGCTGCCGAAGGTCTCGAGCGTTATTTGCACACCAAGTATGTCGGCCAGAAGCGCTTTTCGGTCGAAGGCGGTGAAAGCTTCATCGCTTCGATGGATGAAGCCATCCAGCGCGCAGGTTCCAAGGGCGTGCAGGAAATCGTCATCGGCATGGCCCACCGCGGCCGCCTGAACGTGCTGGTCAATACCCTGGGCAAGGCGCCCAAGGACCTGTTCTCCGAATTCGAACACACCGCCGTCGAAGACCTGCCGGCCGGCGACGTCAAGTATCACCAGGGCTTTTCGTCCGACGTCACCACCCCTGGCGGCCCGGTCCACCTGTCGCTGGCCTTCAACCCCTCGCACCTGGAAATCGTCAATCCCGTGGTCGAAGGTTCGGCCAAGGCGCGCATGGTGCGTCGCGGCGACAAGAAGGGCGCGCAAGTCCTGCCGATCCTGGTGCACGGCGATGCCGCATTTGCCGGCCAGGGCGTGGTTATGGAAACGCTGAATCTGGCGCAAACCCGTGGCTACGGTACCGGCGGCACGCTGCATATCGTGATCAACAACCAGATCGGCTTTACCACTTCCGATCCGCGTGACACCCGTTCGACGACCTACTGCTCGGACGTGGTCAAGATGATCGAGGCGCCGGTACTGCACGTCAATGGCGACGATCCGGAAGCCGTGATCCTGGCAACCCAGATCGCACTGGACTTCCGCATGGAATTCCAGAAGGATGTCGTGGTCGATATCGTCTGCTTCCGCAAGCTCGGTCACAACGAATCCGATACGCCGGCGCTGACCCAGCCGCTGATGTACAAGAAGATCGGCAAGCATCCGGGCACCCGCAAGGTGTATGCCGACAAGCTGATCGCCCAGGGCACGATCGCTGCCGACGGCCCGGATGGCATGGTCGCCGCCTACCGTGCGGCGATGGATGCCGGCAAGCACACTGTCGATCCTGTCATCACCAACTACAAGAGTCAGTTTGCGGTTGACTGGATGCCGTTCCTGAACCGCAAGTGGACCGATGCCGCCGACACCGCCGTGCCGGTGGTGGAACTGCAACGCCTGGCAAGCCGCATCACGACCGTGCCGGAAGGCTTCAAGCTGCATCCGCTGGTGGAAAAAGTGCTGGGCGACCGCTCCGCAATGGGCAAGGGCGAACTCAACCTCGACTGGGGCATGGGCGAGCACCTGGCCTTCGCTTCGCTGGTGTCGTCCGGTTATGCAATCCGCCTGACCGGCCAGGATGCCGGCCGCGGCACCTTCACCCACCGCCATGCGGTCCTGCACGATCAGAACCGCGAAAAGTGGGATGCGGGCAGCTATATCCCGCTGCAAAACATTTCCGACAACCAGGCGCGTTTCCTGGTGATCGACTCGGTGCTGTCGGAAGAGGCCGTGCTCGGTTTCGAGTATGGTTATTCCTCGGCCGAGCCGAATACCCTGACGATCTGGGAAGCGCAGTTCGGCGACTTCGTCAACGGCGCGCAAGTGGTCATCGACCAGTTCATCAGCTCCGGCGAAGTCAAGTGGGGCCGCGCTTCGGGTCTCGTGATGATGCTGCCGCACGGCTATGAAGGCCAGGGCCCCGAGCACTCGTCGGCGCGTCCGGAACGCTTCCTGCAACTGTGCGCTGACAATAACATGCAGGTCGTGCAGCCCAGCACCTCGGCACAGATTTTCCACCTGCTGCGTCGCCAGATGATCCGCCTGTTCAGGAAGCCGCTGGTCATCCTGACGCCGAAGTCGCTGTTGCGCAACAAGGATGCCGGTTCGCCGCTGTCCGATCTGGCCAAGGGCAGCTTCCAGACCGTGATCGGCGAAGTCGATGGCAGCATCGATGCCAAGAAGGTCAAGCGCGTCATCGCCTGTTCCGGCAAGGTGTATTACGACCTGGTCAATTCCCGCAAGGAACGCGGTCAGAACGATACGGCCATCGTGCGTATCGAACAGCTGTATCCGTTCCCGCACAAGGCATTTGCCGCGGAACTGAAAAAATTCCCGAACATGGCCGAGCTGGTGTGGGCGCAGGACGAGCCGCAAAACCAGGGCGCCTGGTTCCAGATCCAGCACAATATTTTCGAGAACCTGGACGAAGGCCAGAAGCTCGCGTATGCAGGCCGCCCGGCCAGCGCTTCGCCGGCCGTCGGTTACTACGACAAGCACTATGCGCAACAGAAAGCCTTGCTCGACCAGGCTTTTTCGAAACTCAAGGGCTTCGTCCTGACTAAATAA
- the sdhC gene encoding succinate dehydrogenase, cytochrome b556 subunit: protein MTFAQALSYRLPLAAKVSILHRGSGALMFLLLPFVLYLLDLSLTSEISFDYLRGFASHWFVKVLILALSWAYLHHFCAGIRHLLMDFHVGVNKEAGRKSAAAVLAVSLPLALLVALKLFGVF, encoded by the coding sequence ATGACCTTTGCCCAGGCGCTGAGTTACCGATTGCCGCTGGCGGCAAAGGTATCGATCCTGCACCGCGGCAGCGGCGCATTGATGTTCTTGCTGCTGCCCTTCGTGCTGTACCTGCTTGATCTTAGCCTGACGTCGGAGATCTCCTTCGACTACCTGCGTGGCTTCGCCTCGCACTGGTTCGTCAAGGTCCTGATCCTGGCCCTGTCCTGGGCATACCTGCATCACTTCTGTGCCGGCATCCGTCACCTCCTGATGGACTTCCACGTTGGCGTCAACAAGGAAGCCGGCCGCAAGTCCGCCGCCGCTGTGCTGGCTGTCAGCCTGCCGCTGGCCCTGCTGGTCGCATTGAAACTGTTCGGAGTGTTCTAA